From a region of the Ardenticatena maritima genome:
- a CDS encoding ABC transporter substrate-binding protein, translated as MRRWLLVLGFLVLAACRQIQPPPPGPQPPWDAPPPTPTPSPQGVVRVLASWRGGEEAGFLLVAEAFKARTGIVVEYVSNAEVADGLLAEIEAGTPPDIVFLPKPNWLTELASANAIPPLPEDVARALQTHYAPAWVALVTYEGQPYGVPFRANSKSLLWYRPDRVGTETPPATLDDLDALADRLAAQGTAPLSVPARDGWPLTDWFENILLAEAGRATTEALAMHRTTWTAPEVRATAERYVALLEDRHLLGGAVGALDLALAESTDAFVQGDAAMWLGLGPVMKNALQKRPDVQFGRDVRVWDFPADGGVVGIVDTAVALNTRPETAALLAWLATPEAAQLWVEAPPEQGYFISPNRDVPLEAYTDPLQRTEAAQLQQARTFVYDLSDRLPRLLTADVQTGLQRLLREPDALDDVLTAIETTAAREQGIHEAR; from the coding sequence ATGCGCCGTTGGCTTTTGGTGCTTGGGTTTTTGGTGCTGGCGGCGTGCCGGCAGATTCAGCCGCCCCCGCCCGGCCCGCAGCCGCCGTGGGATGCACCGCCCCCGACGCCGACGCCCTCGCCGCAGGGTGTGGTGCGTGTGCTTGCCTCGTGGCGGGGTGGGGAAGAAGCGGGCTTTTTGCTGGTGGCAGAAGCGTTCAAGGCGCGAACGGGTATCGTGGTCGAGTATGTCAGCAACGCCGAGGTGGCTGACGGCTTGTTGGCGGAAATCGAAGCCGGAACCCCGCCTGACATTGTCTTTCTCCCAAAACCCAATTGGCTCACGGAATTGGCGTCGGCGAACGCGATTCCACCGCTTCCCGAAGACGTCGCCCGCGCGTTGCAAACACACTACGCCCCCGCGTGGGTGGCGCTGGTGACGTATGAGGGGCAACCGTATGGCGTGCCGTTCCGCGCCAACAGCAAAAGTTTGCTCTGGTATCGTCCCGACCGTGTGGGAACGGAGACGCCGCCCGCCACATTGGACGACCTGGACGCGCTCGCCGACCGCCTGGCGGCGCAGGGAACCGCGCCGTTGAGTGTGCCCGCCCGCGACGGCTGGCCGCTGACCGACTGGTTCGAGAACATTTTGCTTGCCGAAGCGGGGCGTGCCACAACCGAGGCGCTGGCGATGCACCGCACAACATGGACCGCGCCCGAAGTGCGGGCGACCGCCGAGCGGTATGTGGCGTTGCTGGAAGACCGCCACTTGCTGGGGGGCGCGGTGGGCGCGCTGGACTTGGCGCTTGCCGAGAGTACCGATGCGTTTGTGCAGGGGGACGCCGCCATGTGGTTGGGGCTGGGACCCGTGATGAAGAATGCGCTGCAAAAGCGCCCCGACGTGCAGTTTGGGCGCGATGTGCGCGTGTGGGATTTTCCCGCCGATGGCGGCGTGGTGGGAATTGTGGATACGGCGGTGGCGCTCAACACCCGCCCCGAGACGGCGGCGCTGTTGGCGTGGCTGGCGACGCCCGAAGCCGCCCAACTCTGGGTTGAAGCCCCGCCTGAACAGGGATACTTCATCTCGCCCAACCGGGATGTGCCGCTGGAGGCCTACACCGACCCCCTGCAACGAACCGAGGCGGCGCAGTTGCAGCAAGCGCGCACGTTCGTGTACGACCTTTCCGACCGTTTGCCGCGCTTGCTGACGGCGGATGTGCAAACGGGTTTGCAGCGCCTTTTGCGCGAACCCGATGCGCTGGATGACGTGCTGACGGCGATAGAAACCACTGCCGCCCGCGAACAAGGGATTCACGAGGCGCGCTAA